The following are encoded together in the Kribbella voronezhensis genome:
- a CDS encoding type II toxin-antitoxin system VapC family toxin, producing the protein MTSPDRPSAVYLDSSAFIAAILAEHGSEPIIDLLEKVEQGSITLVAATASLVEVRGGGLSRPADPAVDAAILSRLLGPNVLLVELDRVTALKARALAQKYRLKTWDAVHLASAIVGGAEVLMTLDTDFPLDTDVEGVWVCKPYQLGGHHLFSRDWTK; encoded by the coding sequence GTGACAAGCCCTGATAGGCCGAGTGCGGTCTACCTTGACTCATCCGCATTCATTGCCGCCATATTGGCGGAGCACGGTTCAGAGCCGATCATTGACCTGCTCGAGAAGGTCGAGCAAGGTTCCATCACCTTAGTAGCGGCCACAGCATCACTGGTGGAGGTTCGCGGCGGAGGCTTATCGCGGCCCGCCGACCCCGCTGTAGATGCGGCAATCCTTAGCCGCCTACTGGGCCCGAACGTACTTCTCGTGGAACTCGATCGAGTAACGGCGTTGAAGGCGCGCGCGCTGGCCCAGAAATACCGACTCAAGACCTGGGACGCTGTCCACCTCGCATCCGCGATCGTCGGCGGCGCAGAAGTCCTGATGACCCTCGATACCGATTTCCCGCTCGATACAGATGTTGAAGGCGTGTGGGTCTGCAAGCCCTACCAGTTGGGCGGCCATCACCTCTTCAGTCGCGACTGGACTAAGTAG